TCACCCCTTGTATGTACATCTATCTAATACTCCTAGCACTGTTCTTATTCCTTTTCAACTAAAAGGATATGAAAATTATGGCATATGGAGAAGATCAATGAAAATAGCATTACAGGCGAAGAGAAAATTAGGTTTCGTTACAGGTGTTTTCAAGAAGGATTCAGTACGTGATGAGCATCACGAAAACTGGGAGACTTGCAATGCACTGGTTCTTTCATGGATCATGAATACAGTCACACCTTCACTTCTTAGTGGAATCGTATATGCTTCGAATGCCTTTTAAGTGTGGGAAGACTTGAAAGAGAGGTTTGATAAAGTCAATCGAATGAGGATCTATCAGTTACATAAGGAGatcaattcaattaattagGGTACAAGTACTGTGTCTGAGTTTGATGCAGTGGTTCCTTCTCCAGATTGTGGTTGTGTTAGAGGAAAGGAGTATGTGGAACACCTTCAACAATAACGGTTACTACAGTTTGTAGGAGGTTTAAATGATTCTTATGATCAAGCCAGGCGACAGATTCTCATGAAATCTTCAGAGCCTTCTCTGAATCAAGCTTATGCTCTTGTCATTGAGGATGAATGTTAGAAAGGATCTAGCATGAACACTGTATCTCAATGGATTGTTGGAGGTAATGATATCCCTTCTTTATGGAGTACACGAGGGCCAttacaaaattataagaaatcaCATAATGAACATTGGAATGAGAAGtgtgatttatgaaaaattacgGGTCATATGAAGGCAAACTGTTATAGACTCATTGGATATCAACCAAATTACAgaggaaagaagaaagaaggtaTTGCAGCAAATAATTCTTTCTTGGGTGATGATTCATCTCACATTAAGGACAATTATGATCAGCATTCCGGTGTTTCTCAAACTTGGAGTCCATATGGTTACAATGGGAATAGAATGCCTCAATTTCCTTACTGTTATACTCACAATGGACATGGATACACTGGTTATTCTCCATAATATGCTCATGGAGATCAAGGACAAATGGGTGAAAGAGGTGGATCGATGCCTGGTTTTTTTCCTTCATCACAACATCAGTATTCACCACAACACCAGTCCTCACATCCTAACAAGGATAAACACCGTGCACCTGAGATAGCTGCTCACTCTGCAAGTAATATTACTTCTTTTCATGTTAGTAGTGAGCCTGATAAATGGATAGTAGACATAGGTGCTACAAACCACATGACTCCCAACATAGGAATGTTACATGGCGCTTATGAACAACAACGTCAAAATGTTCATTTGCCAAATGGCAGTAAGGCTACTATTTCTCATATAGGATAATGCTGATTGCCACAGGGAGTTATTCAAAATGTCCTACATGTTCCTGATTTTAAACTTAACTTGTTGTTTGTTTCTAAGATGAAAAAGGAACTACAGTGTTGTATGGTTTTCTATCCTGACTTCTGTCTACAGCAGGACCTTCACACTGGGACGGTGAGGGGGACTGGTAGAATGGAAGGAGGGCTGTATTTCTGGGATCATAAAGAGAAGGAATGTTTTACATCTGCAGCTTCAATAGGAACTCAGGATGATCATAAGCTTTGGCATAGAAGGCTTGGTCATGTTCCAAGCAGAATACTTAAACAAATGTCTTTAATTGATTCTAAAAACAATATATTGTCATCTTGTCCTGTATGTCGTTTGGCAAAATAGACTAGACTTCATTTTCAAAGAAGTGTAAGTAGGCAAACAACCCTTTTCGTCTTATTCATGGAGATGTTTGGGGTCCTTACAGGTTACCCACACATGATGGTAAAAGATTTTTTCTGACATTAGTTGTTGATTGTAGTAGAATGACTTGGTTGTTTCTATTACACTTGAACAGTGAGGTGAATACtgttatttatgattttttgctACTGATCAAGTCTCAGTTTAATGTATCTGTCAAGGTGTTTAGAAGTGACAATGACACTGAATTCTTTAATGCACATTGTAGAGATATTTTTAAAGCTGCTGGTATAATACATCAAAGTTCGTGTGTTCATACACCTTAACAAAATGGGGTAGTTGAGAGGCGACATAGGCAAATCCTAGAGGTTGCTAGAGCACTTCGGTTTCAAGGACATATACCCTTGAGGTTTTGGGGATTATGTGTTCAAATTGCAGTTTATCTTATTAATAGAATACCTTCCACAGTCTTACTTGGAAAGATTCCTCTTGAAATGTTCTTTGATAAAAGGCCCAATGTTCAACATCTGAGAGTCTTGGGGTGTCTTTGTTATGCAACTATAACTAAAGATTGTAGTGATAAATATGGTCCTAGAGCTGAAAAGGCTGTTCATCTAGGCTATTGTAGCACACAAAAGGGCTATGTTTTGTATAGTCTTTCTCacaaacatttttttgttaGTCGAGAtgtcatttttcatgaaaatatctttccattttttGTTACACCTCCTTCTTCGTTTCTGTTTCCAAATGAAGTTGTTGCTCATGATGATGTTGGAGATGATTTGGACTGTCCAGTTCCTACCCCTGTTGCAAAACCTATTTCTATTCAACCTTTTCCTACTATTAGACTTTCTAGTAGGGAAGTTAAACCTCCATCATGGCTCCAATATTTTGTTCATGCTCCTGTTCTTCTTGTCAATATCCTTTATCTACTTATATGTCCTATGCCAATATTGTTGTCTCTCACTACCTGTCCATATGTGCTTATTCTTCCATCAAAGAGCCTTCATCTTATACTGAGGCTGCAGGTCATCCAGAATGGGTACTTGTGATGCAACAAGAACTTCAGGCACTTACAGACAACCATACATGGTGTCTTGTTGATATACCTTCTCATAAGAAAGCTATTGGTTGCAAATGGGTATATAAAGTGAAGTATAATGCTCTTGGAGAGGTCAAAAGTTACAAGGCTCGACTTGTTGCTAAAGGTTACACACAAGAAAAGGGTTTGGACAATCATGAAACTCTTTCTCCAATGATTAAAATGGTCACAGTTAGAGTTGTCCTGTCTTTGGCTGCTATGAATGGTTGGAAatttcatcaaatggatgtgttCAATGCATTCCTCCAAGGTGATTTAGAGAAAGATGTGTACATGCTTCAACCTCCTGGTTTTTCTAGTAAGGGGGAGTCAGCCAAAGTCTGTAAGTTACAAAAGTCCCTTTATGGTCTTAAACAGGCATCCAGGCAATGGAACCTCAAACTTTCAGAGGCTTTACTAAATTCTGGTTTTTCACAAAGTCATTATGATTACTCCCTCTTTACCAAAGTAGATAGATCTAACATTGTTCTAGTCCttgtttatgtggatgatctcTTGATCCGTGGTTCTTCCTCCACTCTAATTTTGGACACTAAGAACCTGCTCAACCACCATTTCAAGATCATGGATTTGGGGGAGATGAAGTACTTCCCTGGTCTTGAAATTTCCAGAAGTAGCAAAGGTATTTGAGTCTGTCAAAGAAAGTTTTGCCTTGATTTGATTTCAGATCTAGTCCTCACAGGTTTGAAACCTGCCAGCACTCCATTAGAAGCAAATCACAAGCCTACCAGTGTGATGTATGATGAGAGTATAGCTGCTATCTTAGAAAAAACATTGAATGATGAGTTCTTAAAAAACCCTACTAGTTATCAAAAACAAATTGGGAAGTTACCCTATCTTACAATGACAAGACCTGATATTGGTTATGCAATACAAAACCTCAGCCAATTCATGCATTCGCCTAATAAGTCTTACATGGAAGCTGCATTAAGGGTGTTTAGATACCTAAAGAATGCCCCTAGCTTAGGAATTATCTTGTAATCAGAAGTTTCACATGCACTGaatgtttattgtgatgccgATTGGCCTACTTTTCCCATGACAAGGAAATCAGTTAGTGGTTTTGTTGTTAAACTAGGAAATTCATTGATatcttgaaaatccaagaagcAAAGTACCATATCCAGAAGTTCTGCTGAAGCTGAATACAGAAGCATGGCAAGTGCTACATTATAGGTGATTTGGTTGATTGGCTTGTTTGCAGAACTGAATTAGAAGTTAACATTGCATGTGAAGTTGTTCTATGATAGTAAGGAAGCCATACAAATAGCGGCAAATCCTATATATCATGAAAGGACGAAACACATTGAAATTGATTGTCACTTTATTAAAGAAAAGATACAAAAGGTAATTATACAGACAGAATATGTAAGGACGGACCACCAATTGGCACACATCTTGACAAAAGGCCTTGGACACACACAACATGATTTTTTACTATCCAAGCTTGGAGTATTCAACTTGTTTCATACGACTAAGCTTGAGAGGGGGTGTGAAGATGAAGGTTCTAGAATGTGAAGCAAGCTGTCAAGTAAGATTGTTAGTCATtttgttagttagttaattgTGTCAGAAGTTAGTTAGAGAGTCAGAAGTTAGTTAGAGAGAGTAGAATCTCTCATTGTAATCTTTATATATACGTATTAGTACATACAATGTAAAGTCTAAGAGAGAATGAAATATAGTAAATGCACTTTCTGTTTTGCTTTtagttcttcttctttcttgatTCTCCATAGCTGCAACTTCCATTGATGAAGATTGCAAGCTTTCTCAACAAACTTCTCCTCCTTTCTCTACTACTTGTCCCATCCTTTACTAAATACGTATACAGTAAGTCCGTTGTGGGATACTGGGATTCCTGGCAGATTCTTTTCCTCTGTCAATTTCAGGAATTAATTGATTTGAACGAGCAATTTGGGATTCTTGAAGTAGATTGGAAGTACAAAAAGCATTAGGATGATTTCTTTTGGAGGTACATTCTAACTTTTCTTGTGAATTTCTTTTTGGTACTTACCAATGGATAAATTATGGATTGGAAAGCCACATAACTCTAATGAACACTTGCTTGGTTTGgataaatttcttgattttgcaTAAATCATGGATCGGAAAGCCATAAACCTCAAATGAATACTTGCTTGTTTTGgataaatttattgattttgaatttaaaaatgcGGTTGTGGATGATTCAATCAGATTCTCTTGTCCCATGTGTTGTTTTGGCAAGTGGAAAAAAGTAGAGACGAAGTGCAGGTTCAATTGTTTTGCAAGTCATTCCCTTCAAATAATGTTATTTGGAATATTTATGGTGAGAAAAAGATATTAGAGTCTTCTGGATATAGAGTTGATATGCAAGAGACATCTCGTTTAGAAAATCCAATAGAAATAATGATCTGTGATGCGTTTGAGCAGTATAGGCAGCAATCGGCTGATCTAGGAACATTTCAACCGTTTGGTTAAACTGAAACATCAAATGAGGGGCAAGGGAGAATACTAATGACTTTCATGACTTTCTCAATGATTCAAGCGAAATACTCTATGAAAGGAGCAAGTATACAAAACTAGAGTTTTTATTAGAATTCTATCATATAAAGATCTATTGTCGATTGATTGACAAGGAAATGACCATGATACTAGATTTATTGAGAGATGCATTTGAAGATGCAAAGTTACCTCTTTATTCTATAAGGCCAAAAAAACAATTAGCAAACTTGGCCTTGACTACACCAATATACCAGCTTGTCAAAATAATTGTATGTTATTCTGGGAAGGTGATTCTGAATTGGAAGCATGTAAGTATTGTGGTACATCTAAATGGAATTGTAACAAAAAAACAAGCAATCTACAAAGTTTTTAAGTTACTTTCCATTGAAATCAAAGTTGAAAAGGTTATTTATGTGTCGCAAGACTGCTGAGCATATGAGATGGCATGCTTTGGACAGTAACTCTGATGGGTTTATGAGGCTTCCAAGAGGTGGTGAGGCATGGAATAAACTTGATTGAACTCACTCTGGATTAGCTTCTAATCCTCTAAATGTTTGGTTGGGACTCGCTAGTGATGGTTTTAATCTTTTTGGAACAATGAGTACTACCTACAAAATTTGGCCAGTCTTCTTGATTGCGTACAATCTTCCTTCTTGGATGTGTATGAAATACACCTCTTTCAACTTATCAATGATCATTCTAGGAGAGAAGATGCCTGAAAATAATATAGATGTGTACTTACAGCCTCTTGTGAAGGAATTGTATGAGTTATGTAATGATGGTGTTGACACGTTTGACACATCATTGAATGAAACTTTTAGAATGGATGAAGGTTTTATGTGGACAATTAGTGACTTTCCTAGATTAGGTATCCTCTATGGCTGGAATACACATACAGGTTTGGCTTGCCCAACTTGTAACTTTGACACAGAACCTTGTCATCTTACTCATAGTAAAAAGTTGGTTTTTATGAGTCATCATCATTTCCTAAAAAGAAATACAGGTTCAGATTCAACCGAGTGCGCCTTAATGGATGCACAGAGGAGCAGAATCAACCAGTAAAACTATCAGGATCTTACATTTTGAGACAAATTATAGAAGGTAAAGGAGCAAAATTGGATGGTACAAGGAAAAGATCTAGACAAGCAACTAAACAATGGTCAAGAGAAATATATCTTTTGAACTTCCTTATTGGTAGTCTAACTTGTTGCGTCATAATCTAGATTTTATACATATTGAAAAGAATATATGTGATAATATCGTATATCCATTGCTCCATGATAAATCAATatcaaaagataataaaaatgcCCGAAAGGATCTAATAGAAATGGGCATAAGGCGTGATCTTTGGGAGAAGGATAATGAAGCATATAACCTTGCTGTGTTTTCACTAATGACTAATAGCAAAAGTCCACCAAAAAGTTGTTTATTACAACTTAAAAGAATATTAAAGTACCAGATGACTATTCAAGTAACATCTCCGAATGTGTAGATTTGgtacaaaaaaaagatttttgagtTGAAATGTCATGATAGTCATATCAGTTTAGAGCATTTTCTACCGCTGGAAATTTGTAATGTATTTCCTGACCACGTAGTTCCGTTCTGGTGGAATTCTGCTCATTATTCAGTGCCATCTCTAGCAAAAGCTTGAATATTTCAGAACTAGATATTCTTCAAGAGTACATTCTAATAAAAATTTGTCCCTTAGAGATACTATTTCCTCTATCATTTTTCATAGTAATGGTTCATTTATATGTTCATTTAGCAGAGGAGGCACACCTCGAAGGTACAATGCATTACCGAAACATGTATCCTATGGAGAGGTAAAATATTAAcctttctaatataaatatgtttgttttcaaaaaacaaacatttctaaattaaagatatttatgttatgatcacttgaaatatataatttgtactCTTACTGTCTCATCTTTTTATAGGGAATTAGGTCATATAAAGCCCGTTGTACGAAAATAAATCACAATCAAAAGGTTGTATTGATAATGGTCAGATAGCTGAAGATTCTCTTACCTTTTGTTTTTACCATATGGAGGATATTGAAACAAGGTTTAATAGACCTAGGCCTGTCCGTGATGATCAAAAGTACATTCAACATTCTGGAATGTCGACTATCTTCCCTCAGCTAGGTAAACCTACATCAGCTGCAGAAATAACTTATATGCAAAAAATACGAGCTCATCGTTACGTGCTTTTGAATTGTTAAATAGTCACACAATTTTTGGAGTGAGTACCTTTAACaaactttatgttttttttgtcaTTGTAATGTTTGCAGTATGGTTAATTCTATTGAACAttaattttcttgtttcatATTGAGAATATAGACAACATATAATGAGGAGGAGTTCACGAAGAATAAGACCTTCACCTACAGAGATAGAGAGGGAAGATAATAAAGAATTTGTAGATTGGTTCTAAAAACGGCTGAGTAAACAAACATTTGCCACTATTTCTATTTGGTTTGAATGAGAAAATTGGAcgaagtcatttttttaaatttatattagagaAAATAGTCCAAACCCCCCAACCTATACCCGAAATCCCAACTACACACTCCAGCTTCACGGGTGTCCCATTGCTTacctaaattatatttttatctattttctacCCACCTAAGTGCTGATCTCAACACATAAACCAAATAATCGTCATAAGTGATTCCACACGCAGGAACCCCCACCAAGAAATTCTcatgtcttttttttctcccttttcttgTCCCCCCCCCCATTTCCCTCCTAAACTTATAGAAGAACAAAGGAACAAAGAAAATTCCAAAAACCCTCTATTCATATTCATCTCCTTCTCCACTTTTGGTAATCATTAAACAATTTTGCATTATCAAATAGTTTCATTGCGTATTGTTAAATCTATTTTATAGTTTATCAAGTGATATCATCAAAATATTAGTTCTTTATCTCTTAGTTTTGAGTTTGTGATTTATCCCTAGGATTTTTATTGATTTGTGAAATTAAGAGTATTATTGAGTGAAAACTTATTTGTTGCTTATGATTATAGTGTTAGGTATTCATTTACACCAAATTataccatgtttttcatgaaatttggtTTTTCCTTTCTCGTCTAAGTAGCGTGATCTTGTATTCTGCTTGTCTTAGTATAATGTTCATCGAATGTTCTATTTAGGTTCTTCTTAGTATTATGTTCATTTAAAAAGCTTCTAGTTTGCTATTATGTTGTATTTATGTTTATAGATTATGTTCATAGAGAAGCGAAATACTTTGttgtattttgttctttttctaaAATGTGTTGTATAATGTTCGTTTTTaagtacttttttatttttggattgCCCTCAGATAAGAGTATATCTATAATTACTactctattttttaattgtctTCAGGTAAGTGATGAGTGGGTTTACTTTGATTACTCTAAGTTTGTACCATCGAGGTATGTTTATTTAAGTAGTGGGGAACCAATACATAATGGTGGAAAAGTTACAGAATTTTTGGATGTTGATGTAGATAGAATGTCATATTTTGAGTTGAAAGGCTATATTAGAGAATTGGGATATAGTACAACTTGCACCCTTCGTCTTAAAGCACCTAACTATGGCATTTTGTTAGATGTTGATAAGGATAAGGATATTCTAGACATGATGTGTTCCTTGGAAGATGGGGATGAAGTGGAAGTATTTGTTAGATATTTAGTTGATAAGGCAATTATGGGGCTCGTGTTAATAGAAAATGGTAGTCATGTTGATATGGAAGAATCTTGTGCAGCTTTTAATGCAAGGCCTAGTGAAAGTTAAAACTTTAACATTGG
The sequence above is a segment of the Solanum lycopersicum chromosome 10, SLM_r2.1 genome. Coding sequences within it:
- the LOC138338789 gene encoding uncharacterized protein, which codes for MGERGGSMPGFFPSSQHQYSPQHQSSHPNKDKHRAPEIAAHSASNITSFHVSSEPDKWIVDIGATNHMTPNIGMLHGAYEQQRQNVHLPNGSKMKKELQCCMVFYPDFCLQQDLHTGTVRGTGRMEGGLYFWDHKEKECFTSAASIGTQDDHKLWHRRLGHVPSRILKQMSLIDSKNNILSSCPSQFNVSVKVFRSDNDTEFFNAHCRDIFKAAVYLINRIPSTVLLGKIPLEMFFDKRPNVQHLRVLGCLCYATITKDCSDKYGPRAEKAVHLGYCSTQKGYVLYSLSHKHFFVSRDVIFHENIFPFFVTPPSSFLFPNEVVAHDDVGDDLDCPVPTPVAKPISIQPFPTIRLSSREVKPPSWLQYFVHAPVLLVNILYLLICPMPILLSLTTCPYVLILPSKSLHLILRLQVIQNGYL